A window of the Chanodichthys erythropterus isolate Z2021 chromosome 21, ASM2448905v1, whole genome shotgun sequence genome harbors these coding sequences:
- the ngfb gene encoding nerve growth factor gives MYHEEHRRSTLKTDRRKQFTWIHFTGHIEPMRWSMLALLLLSCSQMFAQRPGDICLQNDDRGQDVSAIPVPTVDPKLFNKRRYRSPRVLFSEHPPDSEPAGHQTRSRTKRKAGPPQHRGVYSVCESVSTWEGNKTKATDISGNEVTVLPDVIINNSKKKQYFFETTCSSGRTGGSGCLGIDARHWNSYCTNSHTFVRALTSFKNLVAWRLIRINVACVCVLSRKSWRQ, from the exons ATGTACCATGAGGAGCACAGGAGATCTACGCTAAAGACAGACAGGAGAAAACAGTTCACCTGGATACATTTCACAg GTCACATTGAGCCCATGCGGTGGTCCATGCTAGCCCTGCTGCTCTTGTCCTGCAGCCAGATGTTTGCCCAGCGCCCAGGTGACATCTGCTTACAGAACGACGACCGCGGACAGGATGTCTCAGCCATCCCTGTGCCGACCGTGGATCCTAAACTCTTCAACAAGAGACGGTACCGCTCACCCCGCGTACTTTTCAGCGAACACCCTCCTGACTCAGAGCCCGCTGGGCACCAGACGAGGAGCAGAACAAAGAGGAAAGCAGGACCACCTCAACACCGTGGAGTTTACTCCGTCTGTGAGAGCGTTAGCACTTGGGAGGGAAACAAAACCAAAGCTACAGACATCTCAGGCAACGAGGTCACCGTCTTGCCTGACGTAATCATCAACAACTCCAAGAAAAAGCAGTACTTTTTTGAGACGACCTGCAGCAGCGGGCGGACCGGAGGTTCTGGATGTTTGGGAATCGATGCGCGCCATTGGAACTCATATTGTACCAATTCGCACACGTTCGTGCGAGCGCTGACTTCATTCAAGAACCTGGTGGCGTGGAGACTCATAAGGATCAATgtagcttgtgtgtgtgtgctgagcCGAAAGTCTTGGAGACAATGA